Part of the Desulfobotulus mexicanus genome is shown below.
CTGGGCTACCTCTCGGAAACGGCACCTGTGTATCCGGAAATGACAGTCCGGGAATTCCTGCTTTTCTGTGCGGAAGTGAGGGGCTTTTCCGGAAAAAACCGGGACAGGGCCGCCGATGTCGCCATGGACAGATGTTTTCTTGCAAGTGTGGTACACCAGCCCATCCACACCCTTTCCAAAGGATACAGACAGCGTGTCAGTTTTGCCCAGAGCATTCTCCATGATCCCGCCTATCTGATTATGGATGAACCCACAGACGGCCTCGATCCCAACCAGAAGCATGAGGTCCGGCAGATGATACAGGCCATGGGAGAAGCCAAGGCCATTCTCATTTCCACCCATATCCTAGATGAGGTGGAAGCCCTCTGTCCCAGAGCCATCATCATTGCAGAAGGACGTATTGTGGCCGATGACAGCCCGGAAAACCTCAGGCGTCAGGACCCTGACTACGGAGCCTGCAGCCTCACCCTGAAAAACCAGCCCCCTGCCGGACTGATGGAAAAACTACAAACTATTGGTGATGTGAGAAAAGAAACTCCGGCCAAAGATACTGATAGTGTAAGGCTCCACATCCAGCCCAGACAGCATCAGCCGGACTTTTCTTCACAGATCGAAGGCATATGCCGCAGGTCCGGAGCTGACATCAGTGAGCTTTTCATTTCGCAGGGAAGGCTGGATACGGTTTTCCGTATGCTGACCACCCAAAAAAAAGCGGCCTGAAATCACCCAACACATATACAGGGAGCATTCAATGATACCCTCTTCATTCCACTCCACACGCGCTGTGTTCAAGCGGGAACTCAAGAGTTATTTCATCACACCCGTAGCCTATGTATTTCTGGTTATTTTTCTCATCCTGCAGGCCTTTTTCACCTTTCAGGTAAGCGGACTCTTTGAATCCGGACAGGCTAATCTCAGACCCTTT
Proteins encoded:
- a CDS encoding ABC transporter ATP-binding protein yields the protein MIEVTELSKGFSGKKAVDSISFSVDKGEILGFLGPNGAGKSTTMRMITGYLPPDSGTAVIDGFDILRQPIEARARLGYLSETAPVYPEMTVREFLLFCAEVRGFSGKNRDRAADVAMDRCFLASVVHQPIHTLSKGYRQRVSFAQSILHDPAYLIMDEPTDGLDPNQKHEVRQMIQAMGEAKAILISTHILDEVEALCPRAIIIAEGRIVADDSPENLRRQDPDYGACSLTLKNQPPAGLMEKLQTIGDVRKETPAKDTDSVRLHIQPRQHQPDFSSQIEGICRRSGADISELFISQGRLDTVFRMLTTQKKAA